A single region of the Prochlorococcus marinus str. MIT 0917 genome encodes:
- a CDS encoding sodium-dependent transporter: MQEREQWRSGLGFALAAAGSAVGLGNLWGFAYRSSQGGGLAFLILYVLVVLVVCLPVLVAEMVLGRSTASSPFLAPIKAAGENWKPLGWLFAIASCGILSYYAVIMGWTIDTFFHSLFIGLPSDMTEAGEFFGKISSGNSVFVGQIISLLLTAFVVVAGVRGGIEKLTKWAMPFLFGLLLLLAIWAATLSGAWEGYTSFLLKWDSSQLFDKNTISNAFKQAFFSLSLGIGIMVAYSSYLNRKNHLPKEALRVATLDTAVGLLAGLITFPVVMSFGLKDVISESTVGTLFIALPTGFANLGLFGRLIAAVFFGLAFIAAITSSISLMEVPVSSLMDRLNWSRKKAVWTSTLLIFLIGIPSAISTDFLGKSDAICNTLLILGGLLISILLGWIVPNRYDEDLANSNANIRVRRYLKFMLRWVSPPVIAIGLYLTVLSTIETFA, encoded by the coding sequence ATGCAAGAAAGGGAACAATGGAGATCAGGGCTGGGATTCGCCCTCGCCGCGGCCGGTAGTGCTGTAGGGCTTGGAAATCTTTGGGGCTTTGCTTATAGGTCATCTCAAGGCGGTGGACTTGCTTTTCTTATCCTTTATGTATTGGTTGTTTTAGTTGTTTGCCTACCTGTATTAGTTGCAGAGATGGTCTTGGGGAGAAGCACTGCGAGTAGTCCTTTCCTTGCTCCAATCAAAGCTGCTGGAGAGAATTGGAAGCCTCTAGGTTGGTTATTTGCAATAGCTTCTTGTGGAATTCTTTCTTATTACGCAGTGATAATGGGATGGACAATTGATACTTTCTTCCATTCCTTATTTATTGGCCTACCCTCAGACATGACAGAAGCGGGAGAGTTCTTTGGTAAAATTAGCAGTGGTAATAGTGTATTTGTAGGTCAAATAATCAGCTTATTGTTAACTGCTTTTGTTGTTGTAGCAGGCGTTCGTGGAGGTATAGAAAAACTAACAAAATGGGCAATGCCATTTTTATTTGGACTCCTTTTGTTGTTAGCTATATGGGCTGCAACTTTATCTGGGGCATGGGAAGGATATACATCATTTTTACTTAAATGGGATTCATCTCAACTTTTTGATAAAAACACAATAAGTAATGCATTTAAACAAGCTTTCTTTTCTTTAAGTTTAGGTATAGGAATTATGGTTGCCTATTCTTCATATCTAAACCGTAAAAATCATCTTCCTAAAGAAGCTTTGAGAGTTGCAACTTTGGATACTGCTGTGGGTTTACTTGCCGGGCTGATTACATTCCCTGTCGTTATGAGTTTTGGTTTGAAAGATGTTATCAGTGAATCAACTGTTGGGACTTTGTTTATTGCTCTTCCAACTGGGTTTGCAAATCTTGGATTGTTTGGGAGATTGATTGCTGCCGTTTTCTTCGGATTGGCCTTTATAGCTGCTATTACTTCTTCTATTTCATTAATGGAAGTACCAGTATCTTCTTTAATGGACAGGCTGAATTGGAGCAGAAAGAAGGCCGTTTGGACTTCAACATTATTGATTTTCTTGATTGGAATACCGTCTGCTATTTCTACAGACTTTTTAGGTAAATCTGATGCTATCTGTAATACACTTTTGATATTAGGTGGTCTTCTGATTTCAATTCTTTTGGGATGGATTGTTCCAAATCGTTATGATGAGGATCTTGCAAATTCTAATGCTAATATAAGAGTTAGAAGGTATCTAAAGTTTATGCTGCGCTGGGTGTCTCCACCAGTTATTGCTATAGGACTTTATTTAACAGTCTTATCTACAATAGAAACATTTGCTTAA
- a CDS encoding efflux RND transporter periplasmic adaptor subunit, which produces MIWKNFKKKKVIGLIALSFLSVGGISFKLLQGDGSNKDISEFTIAAESGRLPGLITASGELKANKSVNVSPKRQGILEEIFVDEGDQVKKGDLIAKMDFGDLKFRIDEIKANYETQKSSYKRREMLFNEGAISAEEYEEYKNRFLKSKAKFKQIEVEENETNIRAPFRGVITSRYAVPGAFVTPTTSASSSREGGATSSSIVELSQGLEIVAKVPESDIGRIKTGQEASIRVDAFPDKRFKAVVSKISPSAIKNNNVTSFEVTLLLSKRPEDLRLGMTSDINFQTGATKISTLIPTVAIVTEEGKAGVLVVGNNNQPTFKKVELGTSSGSKTAIISGLDPGEKVFIDLPPWAKKRKN; this is translated from the coding sequence ATGATTTGGAAAAATTTCAAAAAGAAAAAAGTTATAGGCCTCATAGCACTTTCATTCTTAAGTGTTGGTGGCATTAGTTTTAAACTTTTACAAGGAGATGGGTCTAATAAAGACATAAGTGAATTTACAATTGCAGCTGAAAGCGGCAGATTGCCTGGATTGATAACAGCAAGTGGGGAATTAAAAGCAAATAAAAGCGTAAATGTAAGCCCCAAAAGGCAAGGAATACTTGAAGAGATTTTCGTGGACGAAGGCGATCAGGTAAAGAAAGGAGATCTGATTGCAAAAATGGATTTTGGAGACTTGAAATTTAGAATTGACGAAATAAAAGCTAACTATGAGACTCAAAAATCAAGCTATAAAAGAAGGGAGATGCTTTTTAATGAAGGGGCCATAAGTGCCGAAGAGTATGAAGAATATAAAAATAGATTTTTAAAAAGCAAAGCTAAATTCAAACAAATAGAAGTCGAAGAGAATGAGACAAACATAAGAGCACCATTTAGAGGAGTAATAACTAGCAGATACGCAGTTCCTGGGGCATTTGTAACTCCTACAACCTCTGCTTCTTCATCAAGAGAGGGTGGTGCTACAAGTTCATCAATAGTCGAGCTTTCTCAAGGTCTTGAAATAGTTGCGAAAGTTCCTGAGAGTGATATTGGAAGAATAAAAACAGGTCAAGAAGCAAGTATCAGGGTAGATGCTTTTCCTGATAAGCGTTTTAAAGCAGTTGTTTCCAAAATCTCTCCAAGTGCAATCAAGAACAACAACGTAACTTCATTTGAAGTTACGTTGTTGTTGAGCAAAAGGCCTGAAGATTTACGCCTAGGCATGACATCTGATATCAACTTTCAAACTGGAGCAACCAAAATCAGCACGCTTATTCCAACAGTTGCAATTGTCACGGAAGAAGGAAAAGCTGGAGTACTTGTAGTTGGAAATAACAATCAACCAACATTTAAAAAAGTTGAATTGGGTACAAGTAGTGGTAGCAAGACTGCAATAATATCTGGATTAGATCCTGGAGAGAAAGTTTTTATTGATCTTCCTCCTTGGGCTAAAAAAAGAAAAAATTAA
- a CDS encoding circularly permuted type 2 ATP-grasp protein, which yields MFTDYQPKKGYDEYFTSEDFSPRTSLEPLLSSLKKIGLDQLNVSHEIARKLLLRHGATFRLNDSGNKGSERILPFDPLPRVIGASEWLELEKGLVQRLEAIDLFLSDVYGKQQIIKDRIIPREFIESSDGWRPQMQGFVLPLGKWCHVSGLDLIRDGKGDWLVLEDNLRCPSGVAYFLENRLVMKRIFPSLFAGRIVRPIDDYPSYLLKSLQELAVWTDNPKVVLLTPGVFNSAYFEHSYLAQQMGVQLVEGSDLVCQNDNVYLRTTSGIKKIDVIYRRIDDDFLDPKFFRKDSMLGVPGLLDVMSKGRVAVANAPGTGLADDKLIYTFVPDMIRYYLKEEPIINNVKTYVCAKEKDLNYVLENLNYLVVKSVSEAGGYGMLIGPHSSQIDIDKFSAKIKANPRNYIAQPTLDLSTVPSLSDGEVYPCHVDLRPYVLRGKNTWVSPGGLTRVALKRDSLIVNSSQGGGCKDTWVVSQ from the coding sequence ATGTTTACAGATTATCAACCAAAAAAGGGATATGATGAATATTTTACATCTGAAGATTTTTCTCCTAGAACATCCCTTGAGCCTCTTCTTTCGTCTTTAAAAAAGATAGGTTTAGACCAGTTAAATGTAAGTCATGAAATTGCAAGAAAATTACTTCTACGTCATGGAGCAACTTTTCGTCTTAACGACTCCGGTAATAAAGGTTCTGAAAGGATTCTTCCTTTTGATCCTTTGCCGAGAGTAATTGGTGCCTCTGAGTGGTTAGAGCTAGAAAAAGGACTTGTACAGAGACTTGAAGCAATAGATTTATTTTTATCTGATGTTTATGGTAAACAGCAAATAATAAAAGATCGGATTATCCCAAGAGAATTTATAGAGAGTTCTGATGGTTGGCGGCCACAAATGCAGGGATTTGTGTTGCCATTAGGTAAATGGTGCCATGTGTCTGGATTGGATTTAATTAGGGATGGAAAAGGAGACTGGCTCGTTCTTGAGGACAATCTTCGGTGCCCTTCAGGAGTTGCATATTTCTTGGAGAATAGATTAGTTATGAAAAGAATTTTCCCTAGCCTTTTTGCTGGCAGGATTGTTAGACCTATTGATGATTACCCATCATATTTATTGAAATCACTTCAGGAATTGGCAGTTTGGACTGACAATCCAAAAGTTGTTTTATTGACTCCTGGAGTTTTTAATAGCGCATATTTTGAACATAGTTATTTAGCTCAACAGATGGGAGTTCAATTAGTTGAAGGAAGTGATTTAGTTTGTCAGAATGATAATGTTTATTTGAGAACCACCTCAGGGATAAAAAAAATTGATGTTATTTATCGTCGAATAGATGATGATTTTTTAGATCCTAAATTCTTTAGAAAAGATTCAATGCTTGGAGTCCCAGGTCTTCTTGATGTGATGAGTAAGGGTAGAGTTGCTGTTGCAAATGCTCCTGGCACAGGATTAGCAGATGATAAATTAATTTATACTTTTGTGCCAGATATGATTAGATATTATTTAAAAGAGGAACCTATAATAAATAATGTTAAAACATATGTATGCGCAAAGGAAAAAGATCTTAATTATGTACTTGAGAACCTCAATTACTTAGTTGTTAAAAGTGTTTCTGAAGCTGGTGGCTATGGAATGTTAATAGGTCCACATTCTTCTCAAATAGATATTGATAAATTTTCAGCAAAAATCAAAGCTAATCCAAGAAATTATATAGCTCAACCAACTCTAGATTTGTCTACGGTCCCATCACTTAGTGATGGTGAAGTATACCCATGTCATGTTGATTTAAGACCATATGTTCTTAGGGGAAAGAATACTTGGGTAAGTCCTGGAGGTCTCACAAGGGTTGCTTTAAAACGAGATTCTTTGATTGTTAATTCTTCTCAAGGTGGAGGGTGTAAAGACACTTGGGTGGTAAGCCAATAA
- the polA gene encoding DNA polymerase I yields the protein MKEIKKPTLLLIDGHSLAFRSFYAFSKGGEGGLTTKDGLPTSVTYGFLKSLLDNCKSLKPKGITIAFDTAEPTFRHKEDPNYKANRDVAPDIFFQDLDQLEEILKESLNLSICKAPGYEADDVLGTLANNAAEKGWSVRILSGDRDLFQLVDDERDIAVLYMGGGPYAKSGNPKLIKEEGVRDKLGVNPNKVIDLKALTGDSSDNIPGVKGVGPKTAINLLNENNDLDGVYKSLQELEQEGEKAKRGAIKGAVRLKLKADKNNAYLSRKLAEILIKIPISPKIEHNLEGINESKLTESLEKLELHSLLKQVSTFKALFSKEGLSEQDNNRSSKESKTVNNKSENIEITKLNGTKEIPQIEPKIIDNLEELNNFVAKIMKHTDETKPIAIDTETTNLNPFKAELVGLGFCFGESLKDIAYIPIGHQNKESHLIEINPIKQLKIEEVIFALKDWFASNENPKTLQNTKYDRLILLRHGIILNGVVIDTLLADYICDATLKHSLDEIAYREFGFKPKSFSDVVKKGEDFSYVDIKSASMYCGMDVYLTRKLAVIYINRLKEKSIKLINLLKEVEQPLEQVLAEIESTGIIIDIPYLKDLSLELTKKLNTIEEEVYKIAGSEFNLSSPKQLGELLFEKLDLDRKKSRKTKTGWSTDAGVLEKLESDHPIVKMIIEHRTISKLLNTYVDALPQLIEKETGRVHTDFNQAVTATGRLSSSNPNLQNIPVRTEFSRRIRKAFLPQKDWKLLSADYSQIELRILTHLSGEEVLKNAYLKNEDVHSLTAKILFEKDAIDADERRIGKTINFGVIYGMGAQRFARSTGVTLIEAKYFLSKFKERYPAVFKFLEYQERLALSQGFVETLLGRRRYFHFNKNGLGRLLGTPPNEIDLTTARRAGMEAQQLRAAANAPIQGSSADIIKLAMIQLHSALRQTGLAAKILLQVHDELVLEVDPKDLEETKLLVQNTMENAIKLSVPLIVETGVGVNWMEAK from the coding sequence ATGAAAGAAATAAAAAAGCCAACTTTATTATTAATTGATGGCCACTCATTAGCTTTTAGAAGTTTTTATGCTTTTAGCAAAGGTGGGGAAGGAGGCCTTACGACAAAAGATGGTTTACCTACAAGTGTTACCTATGGTTTTCTAAAAAGTCTTTTAGATAATTGCAAATCTCTCAAACCAAAAGGGATAACAATTGCTTTTGATACCGCTGAGCCAACATTTCGCCACAAAGAAGATCCAAACTACAAAGCGAATCGGGATGTCGCACCAGATATATTTTTTCAAGATTTAGACCAGCTTGAAGAGATTCTCAAAGAAAGCCTGAATCTCTCAATCTGCAAAGCCCCAGGCTATGAGGCTGATGATGTCTTAGGAACACTCGCCAACAATGCCGCTGAAAAAGGGTGGAGTGTAAGAATTCTATCTGGAGATAGAGACTTATTCCAATTAGTTGATGATGAAAGAGACATAGCAGTCTTGTACATGGGAGGAGGTCCCTACGCAAAAAGCGGAAATCCTAAACTTATTAAGGAAGAGGGCGTAAGGGATAAACTTGGAGTCAATCCAAACAAGGTTATTGATCTGAAAGCCTTAACTGGTGATAGCTCAGATAATATTCCAGGAGTCAAAGGAGTTGGTCCAAAAACGGCTATAAATCTTTTAAACGAAAACAATGATCTCGATGGAGTTTATAAATCACTCCAAGAGCTAGAGCAAGAAGGCGAAAAAGCTAAACGAGGCGCAATAAAAGGAGCCGTAAGATTAAAGCTAAAAGCAGATAAAAATAATGCATATCTCTCAAGAAAACTTGCAGAAATATTAATTAAAATTCCTATAAGTCCAAAAATAGAACATAACTTAGAAGGTATTAATGAATCAAAACTAACTGAAAGCCTTGAAAAACTTGAGTTACATAGTTTATTAAAACAAGTTTCAACTTTTAAAGCGCTATTTTCTAAAGAAGGATTATCAGAGCAAGACAATAATCGCTCATCAAAAGAAAGTAAGACCGTTAATAATAAAAGTGAGAATATTGAAATAACTAAGCTTAATGGAACAAAAGAGATTCCTCAGATAGAGCCTAAGATTATAGATAATCTGGAAGAACTTAATAATTTTGTTGCAAAAATAATGAAACATACTGATGAGACAAAACCAATAGCCATTGATACTGAAACAACTAATTTGAATCCATTTAAAGCTGAACTTGTTGGCTTAGGATTTTGTTTTGGTGAATCATTAAAAGATATAGCTTATATACCAATAGGGCATCAAAATAAAGAATCCCATTTAATAGAAATTAATCCAATAAAACAATTAAAGATTGAAGAAGTTATCTTTGCACTTAAGGATTGGTTTGCTAGTAATGAAAATCCTAAAACCCTACAGAATACAAAATACGACAGACTGATTCTACTAAGACACGGAATTATATTAAATGGCGTTGTAATTGATACTTTACTTGCAGATTATATATGTGATGCAACTCTTAAACATAGTTTAGATGAAATTGCTTATAGAGAATTTGGATTTAAGCCCAAAAGTTTTTCTGATGTTGTCAAAAAAGGAGAAGACTTTTCTTATGTGGACATTAAGTCTGCAAGTATGTACTGCGGGATGGACGTTTATTTAACAAGAAAATTAGCAGTTATTTATATTAATAGATTAAAAGAAAAAAGTATAAAATTAATAAACTTACTCAAAGAAGTTGAACAACCACTTGAGCAGGTTTTAGCAGAAATCGAATCCACAGGCATCATTATTGATATACCTTATCTAAAAGATTTATCTTTAGAGTTAACAAAAAAATTAAATACTATAGAGGAAGAAGTATATAAGATTGCAGGAAGTGAATTTAACCTTTCATCACCTAAACAATTAGGTGAATTACTTTTTGAGAAACTTGATTTAGATAGGAAGAAATCAAGAAAAACAAAAACAGGATGGAGTACAGATGCAGGTGTATTGGAAAAGCTGGAATCAGACCATCCAATAGTAAAAATGATCATTGAACATCGCACAATAAGCAAGTTGCTTAATACTTATGTAGACGCTTTGCCTCAGCTTATTGAAAAAGAAACGGGAAGAGTACATACAGATTTCAATCAAGCCGTAACCGCTACTGGAAGATTAAGTAGCAGCAATCCAAATCTCCAAAATATACCTGTCAGAACTGAATTTAGTAGACGGATAAGAAAAGCTTTTCTTCCGCAAAAAGATTGGAAACTTCTAAGCGCAGACTACTCACAAATTGAACTTCGTATACTCACACATCTTTCAGGTGAAGAAGTACTAAAAAATGCTTATTTAAAAAATGAAGATGTCCACTCTTTAACAGCAAAAATTTTATTTGAAAAAGATGCCATTGACGCCGATGAAAGAAGAATAGGAAAAACAATAAATTTTGGGGTTATTTATGGTATGGGGGCTCAAAGGTTTGCAAGATCAACGGGCGTCACATTAATAGAAGCAAAATATTTTTTAAGTAAATTCAAAGAACGTTATCCAGCCGTTTTTAAATTTTTAGAATATCAAGAAAGACTTGCCTTAAGCCAAGGGTTTGTTGAAACATTGCTAGGGAGAAGACGTTATTTTCATTTCAATAAAAATGGGCTTGGAAGACTTCTGGGAACTCCCCCAAATGAAATTGATTTAACTACAGCCAGAAGAGCAGGTATGGAAGCACAACAATTAAGAGCCGCAGCAAACGCACCTATTCAAGGCTCAAGTGCAGACATAATTAAGCTAGCAATGATTCAATTGCATTCAGCTTTAAGACAGACTGGATTGGCAGCGAAAATTCTACTTCAAGTGCATGATGAACTCGTGCTAGAAGTTGATCCCAAAGATTTAGAGGAAACAAAACTCCTTGTCCAAAACACTATGGAAAATGCTATAAAACTTAGTGTCCCTCTTATCGTTGAAACTGGCGTTGGAGTAAATTGGATGGAGGCAAAATAG
- the cysS gene encoding cysteine--tRNA ligase yields MSLKFTNTLSKKKEDFISINPNQVKIYCCGVTVYDLCHLGHARSYLNWDVLRRFLIWKGFEVKFVQNFTDIDDKIINRAKKEGCSTNELSERNIDEFHKDMDSLSILRPSSMPRATKCLHQIINFIEELEQKKIAYSANGDVYFSVDKHKNYGKLSGREIENQIDNAAGRLKTNQKKSKKSLLDFALWKKSKSGEVSYSSPWGNGRPGWHIECSAMVKQELGESIDIHLGGSDLIFPHHENEIAQSEACNGKELAKYWLHNGMVNVEGEKMSKSLGNFTTIRSLLDEGISPMTLRFFVLQTNYRKPLDFTEEALKAASKGWERLNNCLSFGYIYKIKNQAKKEINLEKPIERSANSKLDKDSFKLLSDFEKYMDDDLNTSGALSILFELSQPIRKCLNLLKGKDINEVDEDILNQVFNRWEILSELAGVLGLKVNLNQEEPKNNNELDTNKIEELIKNRSLAKANKDFLLADKIRSDLKNIGIDLIDKPKGVTEWKQLSD; encoded by the coding sequence TTGTCCCTAAAATTCACAAACACCTTATCCAAAAAGAAAGAGGATTTTATTTCTATAAATCCTAATCAAGTTAAAATATATTGTTGTGGTGTAACTGTTTATGATCTTTGTCATCTTGGTCATGCAAGAAGTTATCTTAATTGGGATGTATTAAGACGGTTTTTAATTTGGAAAGGATTTGAAGTTAAATTTGTACAAAACTTCACTGATATTGATGACAAAATTATTAATCGAGCAAAAAAAGAAGGATGTTCTACTAATGAATTAAGTGAAAGAAATATTGATGAATTTCACAAAGACATGGATTCTCTTTCCATTCTTAGACCAAGTAGCATGCCAAGAGCAACAAAATGCCTCCATCAAATTATTAATTTCATAGAAGAATTAGAACAAAAAAAAATAGCCTACTCAGCAAATGGTGATGTTTATTTTTCAGTAGATAAACATAAAAATTATGGGAAACTTAGTGGAAGAGAAATTGAGAATCAGATAGATAATGCAGCAGGGAGATTAAAAACAAATCAAAAAAAAAGTAAAAAGAGCTTGCTTGATTTCGCTCTCTGGAAAAAGTCCAAATCAGGAGAGGTTAGTTACTCTTCGCCTTGGGGAAACGGCAGACCAGGTTGGCATATTGAGTGTTCAGCAATGGTTAAACAGGAATTAGGAGAAAGTATTGATATTCACCTTGGTGGATCAGACCTGATATTTCCTCATCATGAGAATGAAATAGCTCAATCTGAAGCCTGTAATGGGAAAGAGTTAGCAAAATACTGGCTTCACAATGGAATGGTTAATGTGGAGGGTGAAAAGATGAGTAAATCACTAGGGAATTTTACAACCATTAGGTCTTTATTAGATGAAGGTATTTCACCTATGACTTTGAGATTTTTTGTGTTACAAACTAATTACCGAAAGCCACTAGATTTTACTGAAGAAGCGCTAAAAGCTGCTTCAAAAGGGTGGGAAAGATTAAACAATTGTCTGTCTTTTGGTTATATTTATAAAATTAAAAATCAAGCTAAAAAAGAAATCAACCTAGAAAAACCGATAGAAAGATCTGCCAACAGTAAACTTGATAAAGACTCATTTAAATTATTATCAGACTTTGAAAAATATATGGATGACGACCTAAACACATCTGGTGCTTTATCTATACTTTTTGAATTGTCTCAACCTATTAGAAAGTGCCTAAATTTATTAAAAGGAAAAGATATCAATGAAGTTGACGAAGATATTTTAAATCAAGTTTTTAATAGATGGGAAATACTCTCTGAGTTGGCAGGAGTTCTAGGCTTAAAAGTAAATTTAAACCAAGAAGAACCAAAAAATAATAATGAACTTGATACCAATAAAATTGAAGAACTTATCAAGAATAGATCCTTAGCAAAAGCTAATAAAGACTTTTTACTGGCTGATAAAATAAGATCTGATTTGAAAAATATTGGAATTGATTTAATTGATAAACCTAAAGGGGTTACTGAGTGGAAACAACTTTCAGATTAA
- a CDS encoding 1-deoxy-D-xylulose-5-phosphate reductoisomerase, whose product MKAISVLGSTGSIGTQTLQIAEEFPDQFKIVALTAGKNLDLVIKQIETHQPEVVSLADESLLPELSRRINSLNEDSKIFKKPLLMGGAEGLNNAAAWESADLVVTGIVGCAGLLPTLAAIEAGKDLALANKETLIAAGPVVIPALKKSGSRLLPADSEHSAIFQCLQGTPWAENARLSTGVPTPGFKSIQLTASGGAFRDWKAEDLVKATVEDATSHPNWSMGKKITVDSATLMNKGLEVIEAHYLFGLSYDQIEIIIHPQSIIHSMVELDDSSVLAQLGWPDMKLPILYCLSWPSRLKTPWPRLKLTEIGNLTFKEPDTKKYPCMELAYSAGKLGGTMPAVLNAANEKAVELFLKERFKFIDIPKVIEAICEKHKRDLNLNPSLSEILEIDSWAREEVLDYSEKTITEMQF is encoded by the coding sequence GTGAAAGCCATAAGCGTTTTAGGCTCGACAGGATCTATTGGGACTCAAACCCTTCAAATTGCAGAAGAGTTTCCAGATCAATTTAAAATTGTTGCACTAACAGCAGGAAAGAATCTTGATTTAGTAATCAAACAAATTGAAACTCATCAACCTGAAGTCGTTTCACTAGCCGATGAGTCTCTTTTGCCAGAACTGTCTAGGCGAATAAATAGTCTTAATGAAGATTCTAAAATATTCAAGAAGCCCTTATTGATGGGGGGAGCCGAAGGACTTAATAATGCAGCAGCTTGGGAAAGTGCAGATCTTGTTGTAACTGGAATAGTTGGCTGTGCTGGCCTCTTACCAACACTTGCAGCTATTGAAGCAGGGAAGGACCTAGCTCTAGCAAATAAAGAAACTTTGATTGCAGCAGGACCAGTTGTCATTCCTGCTTTAAAAAAAAGTGGAAGTAGGCTCTTGCCTGCTGATTCTGAGCACTCAGCGATATTTCAATGTCTCCAAGGAACGCCATGGGCTGAAAATGCACGACTCTCAACTGGAGTGCCTACTCCAGGATTTAAATCCATACAATTAACTGCATCAGGAGGAGCATTTAGAGATTGGAAAGCAGAAGATTTAGTGAAAGCAACTGTCGAGGATGCGACTAGCCATCCTAATTGGAGCATGGGAAAGAAAATAACTGTAGATTCTGCAACCCTTATGAATAAGGGACTAGAAGTCATTGAAGCGCATTATCTTTTCGGCCTTTCATATGATCAAATCGAAATCATTATCCATCCACAAAGCATAATTCACTCGATGGTTGAATTGGATGATTCATCAGTTTTAGCTCAATTGGGATGGCCAGATATGAAGCTCCCTATTTTGTATTGTTTAAGTTGGCCCAGTCGACTTAAAACACCGTGGCCAAGATTAAAGCTTACTGAAATAGGCAATTTAACTTTTAAAGAACCAGATACTAAAAAATATCCATGTATGGAACTTGCTTACAGCGCAGGAAAATTAGGGGGCACAATGCCAGCAGTACTTAATGCCGCTAATGAAAAGGCAGTAGAACTATTTCTAAAAGAAAGGTTTAAATTTATCGATATTCCAAAAGTAATTGAGGCGATTTGCGAAAAACATAAACGCGACTTAAATCTAAATCCAAGCCTCAGTGAAATTCTTGAAATTGACAGCTGGGCCAGAGAAGAAGTCTTAGATTATTCAGAAAAAACTATTACAGAAATGCAGTTTTAG
- the ychF gene encoding redox-regulated ATPase YchF, whose translation MLKAGIVGLPNVGKSTLFNALVANAQAQAANFPFCTIEPNVGSVSVPDQRLNLLAEISNSKQIIPTRIEFVDIAGLVKGASKGEGLGNKFLANIREVDAIVHVIRCFSDDDVIHVSGSVDPSRDIEIINLELALSDLNQIEKRRTRLKKQIGTNKEAKLEDDVLAKLSEALGNENAVRSISLTDEEKKLIKPLGLLTEKPIIYATNLGEDELSKGNSFSEEVNTLAKKEGSECVKISAQVEAELVELGEEERDDYLNGLGVEEGGLISLIKATYRLLGLSTYFTTGEKETKAWTISDGMTAPQAAGVIHTDFEKGFIRAQTISYKKLLEAGSLAEARNKGWLRSEGKEYVVNEGDVMEFLFNV comes from the coding sequence ATGCTTAAGGCCGGAATTGTTGGACTCCCAAATGTGGGAAAGTCCACCTTGTTCAATGCTCTTGTTGCAAATGCTCAAGCTCAAGCAGCTAACTTTCCTTTTTGTACTATTGAACCCAATGTAGGTTCTGTCTCGGTTCCTGATCAACGTTTGAATTTGCTTGCTGAAATTAGTAATAGTAAGCAAATTATTCCAACTAGAATTGAGTTTGTTGATATTGCTGGTCTTGTTAAGGGAGCAAGTAAAGGTGAGGGACTGGGTAACAAATTCTTAGCAAATATAAGGGAGGTGGATGCAATAGTTCATGTGATTAGATGTTTTAGTGATGATGATGTTATTCATGTCTCTGGATCAGTAGACCCATCAAGAGATATTGAGATAATAAATTTAGAATTAGCATTATCTGATTTAAATCAGATAGAAAAACGTAGAACTCGATTAAAAAAACAAATAGGTACTAATAAGGAAGCAAAGTTAGAAGATGATGTATTGGCAAAATTAAGTGAGGCCCTTGGAAATGAAAATGCAGTAAGGAGTATTTCATTAACTGATGAAGAAAAAAAATTAATTAAACCATTAGGCTTGTTAACGGAAAAACCAATTATTTATGCAACTAATCTTGGAGAAGATGAACTTTCTAAGGGCAATTCCTTTTCAGAAGAAGTAAATACACTTGCAAAGAAAGAAGGTTCTGAATGTGTGAAGATTTCAGCGCAAGTTGAGGCTGAGTTAGTTGAATTAGGGGAGGAGGAAAGAGATGATTATTTAAATGGTCTAGGAGTTGAAGAAGGCGGTTTGATTAGTCTGATTAAAGCTACATACCGACTTTTGGGGTTAAGCACTTATTTTACTACTGGAGAAAAAGAAACAAAAGCCTGGACCATTTCTGATGGGATGACAGCTCCTCAAGCAGCTGGGGTAATTCATACAGATTTTGAGAAGGGATTTATTCGAGCTCAAACAATTTCATATAAAAAACTACTTGAAGCAGGATCTTTAGCGGAAGCTCGAAACAAAGGTTGGCTAAGAAGTGAAGGCAAAGAATACGTAGTAAATGAAGGGGACGTAATGGAGTTTTTATTCAACGTATAA